The proteins below come from a single Stomoxys calcitrans chromosome 1, idStoCalc2.1, whole genome shotgun sequence genomic window:
- the LOC131995819 gene encoding uncharacterized protein LOC131995819, whose translation MQDAIVPSNVEPVGLNIIRSVLLATAQVQVKNIHGEMVTLKALVDQGSQSTFLREEAAQILQIPREKANMELHGLGDNLVGVAKSKVKVRIHPRFPSNYSLDVEALILPALASVHLDSSLVHNQGVWKNFQLADPNYYKNERIDMVLGGDVYVDILKNGIHKKHGMLGQHTKLGLMLSGPLTIRVPVAKKGVNVTTEIERFWETEELDMDMVTNDDEKCLDNYAATTKRNEEGRFIVQIPFKEDKELGTSYKQAAARLISLEKKLIKDNAMKHEYSRIMEEYIALGHMKPVKQIHSGKYYLPHQAVVREDSLTTKVRVVFDGSASTNNGRSLNDIMHVGPRLQRDVFDILLNFRLKRFVISSDVEKMYRQIMVDEESQRYQHVLWRKDRNEEIKEYQLTTVTFGTASAPFLAVRTLMQIAKECADTKVKQIIEEDFYMDDLLTGADTIEECLQLRFKISRHLEGYGFHLRKWCSNNEHIVKSSKEDKENEIININETTNVKTLGLQWKPKEDEFRFKISEYPAESTTKRLALSYLAKIFDPLGLLTPVIITAKLFIQSLWLLEMQWDQKIDGDLEISWKEFVTRISSLQDVKIPRWLNSSSESKIKILGFADASEKAYAAVVYIKTDKGVSLMAAKSKVNPIKNKKTLPKLELCAAFLLARLLNRIISVVKAESEVYAWSDSTITLAWIENNKSKDKFIRSRVTGIKNLVSQAQWRYVKSKENPADLGSRGVSPDKLVDSKLWWEGPQWLLLPEAEWSLTPPELKTCASTASKEAPTLLNDLIERYSSYGRLLRVYSYILRFVEKLKGTRSFPSYLTREELLKAEKYIVKGHQKIEWPSEVQKLRDNRQMDHRHKLANLHPYLDEEGVLRVGGRLQYSDLQLDQKHPMIIRKSRLAYLIIRDTHYKTMHGGNRLVECTVRRKFWIINVKNSINK comes from the exons ATGCAAGATGCCATAGTACCATCAAATGTGGAACCTGTGGGTTTAAACATCATTCG GAGTGTCCTACTGGCAACGGCTCAGGTGCAGGTCAAGAATATACATGGAGAGATGGTTACCTTGAAAGCTTTGGTGGACCAAGGATCACAGTCAACGTTTTTAAGGGAAGAAGCAGCACAGATACTTCAAATCCCTCGAGAAAAGGCCAATATGGAATTGCATGGACTAGGTGACAATTTGGTGGGAgttgcaaaatcaaaagtaaaagtTAGGATCCATCCGAGATTTCCCAGCAACTATTCACTCGATGTCGAAGCTCTTATTTTACCAGCGTTAGCTTCCGTCCATTTGGATTCTTCGTTAGTACACAACCAGGGTGTATGGAAAAACTTTCAATTGGCTGATCCAAACTACTACAAGAACGAGAGGATAGATATGGTGCTTGGCGGAGATGTGTATGTGGACATACTAAAGAACGGAATACATAAGAAGCATGGAATGTTGGGGCAACATACCAAGCTGGGATTAATGTTGTCCGGCCCATTAACGATTCGAGTCCCAGTAGCGAAAAAAGGTGTCAATGTCACTACAGAGATTGAAAGATTTTGGGAAACTGAAGAGTTGGATATGGACATGGTTACAAACGATGACGAAAAATGTTTGGATAATTATGCTGCTACAACGAAAAGAAATGAAGAAGGGCGGTTTATAGTTCAAATCCCCTTCAAAGAAGATAAAGAGCTGGGAACATCGTATAAACAGGCAGCAGCCAGACTCATTAGCCTGGAGAAAAAGCTCATCAAGGATAATGCTATGAAGCATGAATACTCAAGAATTATGGAGGAATATATTGCACTGGGGCACATGAAGCCAGTGAAACAGATTCATAGCGGTAAATATTATTTACCACATCAAGCGGTTGTTCGAGAGGACAGTCTGACTACGAAAGTCAGAGTGGTTTTCGACGGTTCCGCGAGTACAAATAATGGAAGAAGTCTGAACGACATAATGCATGTCGGGCCACGGTTGCAGAGAGACGTCTTCGACATACTACTCAACTTTCGTTTAAAAAGGTTCGTGATTTCTTCAGATGTTGAAAAAATGTACCGCCAAATAATGGTGGATGAGGAGAGCCAGCGGTATCAACATGTTCTGTGGCGGAAAGATAGGAATGAGGAAATCAAAGAATATCAGCTGACAACAGTGACATTCGGAACAGCAAGTGCCCCGTTCTTGGCCGTAAGAACCTTAATGCAGATTGCGAAAGAATGCGCGGATACGAAGGTGAAGCAAATAATTGAAGAAGATTTTTATATGGATGATCTTCTTACGGGGGCAGACACAATAGAAGAGTGTCTCCAGCTTCGATTCAAAATATCAAGGCACTTAGAGGGTTATGGATTCCATCTCAGAAAATGGTGTTCAAACAATGAACACATTGTGAAATCATCGAAAGAAGACAAGGAGAACGAAATAATAAACATCAATGAAACCACTAATGTAAAAACCCTGGGACTTCAGTGGAAACCGAAGGAAGACGAATTTCGATTTAAAATATCGGAATACCCAGCGGAGAGTACAACAAAGAGGCTGGCTTTATCATATctagcaaaaatatttgatcCGCTTGGGTTGCTGACACCAGTCATAATAACGGCGAAGTTGTTTATTCAGAGTTTATGGTTGCTAGAGATGCAATGGGACCAGAAAATCGATGGAGATTTGGAGATCAGCTGGAAAGAATTCGTGACACGTATTTCGTCTCTACAAGACGTTAAGATACCTAGATGGCTAAACTCTTCATccgaaagtaaaattaaaattttgggatttGCGGATGCATCAGAGAAGGCCTATGCAGCAGTGGTTTATATTAAAACCGATAAAGGAGTTTCCTTGATGGCTGCAAAAAGCAAAGTAAACccgattaaaaacaaaaagacgCTTCCGAAATTAGAGCTGTGTGCAGCCTTCCTATTGGCCAGGCTGCTAAATAGAATAATTAGTGTGGTCAAAGCCGAATCGGAAGTTTATGCCTGGAGTGACTCCACAATTACACTTGCTTGGATTGAAAATAACAAGAGCAAAGATAAATTTATAAGGTCACGAGTAACcggcataaaaaatttggtatctcagGCGCAGTGGCGGTATGTAAAGTCAAAAGAGAATCCAGCAGACTTGGGGTCAAGAGGCGTGTCCCCAGATAAACTTGTAGACTCAAAGCTATGGTGGGAAGGTCCCCAGTGGCTGCTGTTGCCGGAGGCGGAATGGTCTCTAACCCCTCCAGAATTGAAGACATGCGCTTCCACGGCTTCCAAGGAAGCACCTACCTTATTGAACGATTTGATAGAAAGGTATTCATCATATGGAAGACTTCTAAGAGTTTACTCTTACATCTTGCGGTTTGTTGAAAAACTGAAGGGAACCCGATCCTTCCCGTCATATCTAACGAGAGAGGAGTTGTTAAAGGCGGAGAAATACATCGTTAAAGGTCATCAGAAGATAGAATGGCCAAGTGAGGTACAAAAACTAAGAgataacagacagatggatcatCGACACAAGCTGGCTAATTTGCACCCGTACCTAGACGAAGAGGGGGTTTTAAGAGTTGGAGGTCGACTTCAGTACTCTGATTTGCAGCTAGATCAAAAACATCCTATGATCATTCGAAAATCACGGCTGGCCTATTTAATTATACGAGACACCCATTACAAGACGATGCACGGAGGAAATCGCCTAGTAGAATGTACCGTGAGACGAAAATTCTGGATAATTAATGTGAAAAacagtataaacaagtaa